Proteins from one Nerophis lumbriciformis linkage group LG08, RoL_Nlum_v2.1, whole genome shotgun sequence genomic window:
- the ctsl.1 gene encoding cathepsin L.1, protein MKLLLLAAASLLAVASCASISLEDLEFHAWKLKFGKSYSSTWEESHRKQIWLNNRRLVLVHNIMADQGIRSYRLGMTFFADLENQEYRRQVSQGCLLNFNTSLPRGGSTFLPQSEGADLPHTVDWRNKGYVTDVKDQKQCGSCWAFSTTGSLEGQTFKKTGKLVSLSEQQLVDCSGDFGNMGCSGGLMDNAFKYIQKNGGIDTEVSYPYEAEDSKCRFNPDNIGATCTGYVDVKKGDERDLRKAVATVGPVSVAIDASHESFQLYDSGLYDEPQCSTSMLDHGVLAVGYGTDNGQDYWLVKNSWGLVWGDKGYIKMSRNKDNQCGIATAASYPLV, encoded by the exons atgaagCTGCTGCTGCTTGCTGCGGCTTCCCTTCTGGCCGTGGCCAGCTGTGCAAGCATCTCTCTGGAGGACCTGGAGTTCCACGCATGGAAACTCAAGTTTG GAAAGTCCTACAGTTCTACATGGGAGGAGTCTCATCGCAAGCAAATCTGGCTGAACAATCGTCGCCTGGTCCTGGTGCACAACATCATGGCTGACCAAGGGATCCGCTCCTACCGCCTTGGAATGACCTTCTTTGCTGATTTAGAAAACCAGGAGTACAGGCGTCAGGTTTCCCAGGGATGTCTGCTCAACTTCAACACTTCCCTCCCTCGCGGCGGCTCCACTTTTCTGCCACAGTCCGAAGGAGCTGACCTACCCCACACTGTGGACTGGAGGAACAAGGGCTACGTCACCGACGTCAAGGACCAGAAGCAGTGTGGTTCCTGCTGGGCCTTCAGCACA ACCGGGTCTTTGGAGGGTCAGACCTTCAAAAAGACTGGCAAGCTAGTGTCTTTGAGTGAGCAGCAGTTGGTCGATTGCTCTGGTGATTTTGGCAACATGGGCTGCAGTGGAGGACTCATGGACAATGCCTTCAAGTACATCCAGAAAAACGGGGGAATCGACACAGAGGTGTCCTATCCCTATGAGGCTGAG GATAGCAAATGTCGCTTCAATCCAGACAATATCGGCGCCACGTGCACAGGTTAcgtggacgtgaaaaaaggcgaCGAGCGTGACCTCCGGAAGGCCGTGGCCACCGTTGGACCGGTGTCAGTCGCCATTGATGCTTCCCATGAATCCTTCCAGCTCTATGACTCAG GCCTGTACGATGAGCCACAGTGCAGCACCTCTATGTTGGACCACGGCGTGCTGGCTGTAGGTTATGGCACAGACAACGGACAGGACTACTGGCTGGTCAAGAACAG